In Opitutus sp. ER46, one DNA window encodes the following:
- a CDS encoding ABC transporter ATP-binding protein, translated as MHLQLRGVTKRYGRVMALADFSLELPPGRIVAVIGLNGAGKTTLLRCLSGIVAPTRGEVRFDGQPFQRRQLDQRQRLMFLPDFPALFAGMNALQHIALVLRTYERDDPGVDDRILAALRDLDLLPLAEAPLETLSRGQLYKVAFSALLAVAPELWLLDEPFASGLDPQGLAIVKQRARESAAAGATIIYSTQILEIAERFCDLLCVIDHGRLRESFTREQLAALPPTGPDSLEARLRQFREPAA; from the coding sequence GTGCACCTCCAGCTTCGCGGCGTCACCAAACGATATGGCAGGGTCATGGCCCTCGCCGACTTCTCGCTCGAGCTCCCGCCCGGCCGCATCGTCGCCGTCATCGGCCTGAACGGCGCCGGCAAGACTACCCTGCTCCGCTGCCTTTCCGGCATCGTCGCGCCCACGCGCGGCGAGGTGCGGTTTGACGGGCAGCCGTTCCAGCGGCGGCAGCTGGACCAGCGTCAGCGCCTGATGTTCCTGCCCGACTTCCCCGCGCTGTTTGCCGGCATGAACGCGCTCCAGCACATCGCCCTCGTGCTGCGCACCTATGAGCGCGACGACCCCGGCGTCGACGACCGAATCCTCGCCGCGTTGCGTGACCTCGACCTGCTCCCGCTCGCCGAGGCGCCGCTCGAAACGCTCAGCCGCGGACAACTCTACAAGGTCGCCTTTTCCGCCCTGCTCGCCGTCGCACCCGAGCTCTGGCTCCTCGACGAACCGTTCGCCTCGGGACTCGATCCGCAGGGTCTCGCCATCGTGAAACAGCGCGCCCGCGAATCGGCCGCCGCCGGCGCGACCATCATCTACTCGACGCAGATCCTCGAGATCGCGGAACGCTTCTGCGACCTGCTGTGCGTCATCGATCATGGCCGGCTCCGCGAAAGCTTCACCCGCGAGCAACTGGCCGCGCTGCCCCCCACCGGGCCCGACAGTCTCGAAGCCCGGCTGCGGCAATTTCGGGAGCCCGCCGCATGA
- a CDS encoding ring-cleaving dioxygenase encodes MAPTSISGLHHLTAIATDPQANVDFYVGVLGLRLVKRTVNFDDPSAYHLYYGDAAGSPGSILTFFSWPEARRGRVGGGQITRISLSVPPASLDFWRARLTAAGITAERAIRFGEEVLAFRDPDGIPVELVALADDARLGWAGTNVPVEHAVRGMHTVELTVADPAPTEQLLTALMGYRLLRREGDRARFAVAEARSGQFVDVIRQTAEARAMGGAGTIHHIAFRVADDAAEQAMQERLREAGFRVSPVMDRSYFRSVYYREAGGILFEIATDVPGFAIDEAPEALGTALKLPPQYEAARAEIERALPPVVLTP; translated from the coding sequence GTGGCTCCCACTTCCATCTCCGGTCTCCACCACCTCACCGCGATCGCGACCGATCCGCAGGCCAACGTCGATTTCTATGTCGGCGTGCTGGGACTTCGGCTCGTGAAGCGAACGGTCAATTTCGACGATCCGTCGGCCTACCACCTCTATTACGGTGATGCGGCCGGATCGCCGGGTTCGATCCTGACGTTCTTCTCCTGGCCGGAGGCGCGGCGTGGCCGCGTCGGCGGCGGGCAGATCACGCGCATCAGCCTGTCGGTGCCACCGGCGTCGCTTGATTTCTGGCGGGCGCGGCTCACCGCCGCCGGCATCACGGCGGAACGAGCGATCCGGTTCGGGGAGGAGGTGTTGGCCTTTCGGGACCCCGACGGCATTCCGGTGGAGTTGGTGGCCTTGGCGGACGACGCCCGCCTGGGCTGGGCGGGAACGAATGTGCCGGTCGAGCACGCGGTGCGCGGGATGCACACGGTGGAGCTGACCGTCGCTGACCCGGCGCCCACGGAGCAATTGCTGACGGCGTTGATGGGCTACCGGCTGCTGCGGCGGGAGGGAGACCGGGCGCGCTTCGCGGTGGCGGAGGCGCGTTCCGGCCAGTTCGTCGATGTGATCAGGCAGACCGCCGAGGCGCGGGCGATGGGCGGCGCGGGGACGATCCATCACATTGCCTTTCGCGTGGCCGACGATGCCGCCGAGCAGGCCATGCAGGAGCGTCTGCGCGAGGCCGGGTTCCGGGTGTCGCCGGTCATGGACCGTTCGTATTTCCGGTCGGTGTACTACCGTGAAGCCGGCGGCATCCTGTTTGAGATCGCGACCGACGTGCCAGGGTTCGCGATCGACGAGGCGCCGGAGGCGCTGGGGACGGCGCTCAAGTTGCCGCCGCAGTACGAAGCCGCGCGGGCCGAAATCGAGCGGGCACTGCCGCCCGTCGTGCTGACGCCCTGA